In the Paraflavitalea devenefica genome, one interval contains:
- a CDS encoding secondary thiamine-phosphate synthase enzyme YjbQ yields MKLFQQIVALRERPRGFHLITNEVERALPQIAQLKTGMCQVFIQHTSASLTINENADPTVRKDFETWFNKAVPENDPDYVHNDEGPDDMPAHLKAALLGSSVLIPIHSGELALGTWQGIYLCEHRNHGGNRRLVITAWGE; encoded by the coding sequence ATGAAATTATTCCAGCAAATAGTAGCCTTACGGGAAAGACCGAGAGGATTTCATTTGATTACGAATGAGGTGGAGAGGGCGTTACCGCAGATAGCACAACTGAAAACAGGCATGTGCCAGGTATTTATTCAGCATACCTCCGCCTCGCTGACGATCAATGAAAATGCCGACCCTACGGTGCGGAAAGATTTTGAGACCTGGTTCAATAAGGCCGTACCGGAAAATGACCCGGATTATGTGCATAACGATGAAGGTCCGGATGATATGCCTGCTCATTTAAAAGCCGCTTTACTGGGCAGTTCGGTGTTGATACCCATTCATAGTGGGGAACTTGCCTTAGGCACCTGGCAGGGCATTTATTTGTGTGAGCACCGCAATCATGGCGGCAACAGAAGACTGGTGATCACCGCCTGGGGCGAATAA
- a CDS encoding DNA double-strand break repair nuclease NurA, whose translation MNALEKDILSAFTGILDSLVDGEKYDSLPPRGPIDLPFSSVSDEELESIDQDIYGEDEEDDTMIDANLIKVIESPEIKEVKFPGSNELDGLNIIGITGANNRILTTSFHLILARSSIVNFKYTKGFDKPYFYTKSRDASAILVLDNNIFDSAYTLHTYNELINSSDSPIYDHLLKSKGQAFIFKYNYEKFKKAPSSQSLGLAVKFQHSLELLSIDDFEVADKSPLVCIKDGALFSNSSKVSDIQNGLQKLLGWSNKKKTFIALSSKITDSRVLINTLNAYPHLIEKYFPNQHITGRVINSFGTDVLLLKKILKPGYRTPLIEYVEKTRQQIIEKEGFEGLKPLTCYYHKRAKPYSFVRIEIPKFMWQENKQQVEFAISAAIWQFELGGDKPLVIAAASERCILDHDRTLIEQQMKAAFDKKKLGLVEF comes from the coding sequence ATGAATGCTTTGGAAAAGGATATTTTAAGCGCTTTTACTGGCATATTGGATAGCTTAGTTGACGGCGAAAAATACGATTCGCTTCCTCCACGGGGGCCGATTGATTTGCCTTTTTCTTCGGTATCAGATGAGGAGTTGGAATCAATTGATCAAGATATTTATGGCGAAGATGAGGAAGATGATACAATGATTGATGCGAATCTAATAAAGGTTATAGAATCTCCAGAAATTAAGGAAGTGAAATTTCCTGGATCAAACGAGTTGGATGGTTTAAATATAATAGGAATTACCGGTGCTAATAATAGAATCTTAACAACGTCATTTCATTTAATTCTCGCACGATCATCGATTGTAAACTTTAAATATACCAAGGGTTTTGATAAACCATACTTCTATACAAAAAGTAGAGATGCGTCTGCAATCTTAGTATTAGACAACAATATCTTTGATAGTGCATACACTTTGCACACTTATAATGAATTAATTAATTCTTCAGATAGTCCAATTTATGATCATCTCTTAAAAAGTAAGGGTCAGGCTTTTATTTTCAAATACAATTACGAAAAATTTAAAAAGGCTCCAAGTTCTCAATCTCTAGGTTTAGCGGTTAAGTTCCAACATTCACTCGAACTTCTTTCAATTGATGATTTTGAGGTTGCAGATAAAAGTCCTTTGGTCTGTATAAAGGATGGGGCACTCTTTTCAAACAGTAGTAAAGTTTCAGATATCCAAAATGGGTTACAGAAATTATTGGGGTGGTCAAACAAAAAGAAAACTTTTATTGCATTGTCGTCAAAGATAACTGACTCTAGAGTGTTAATTAATACTTTAAATGCATATCCTCATCTTATAGAGAAATATTTCCCAAACCAGCATATTACAGGTAGAGTCATTAATTCCTTTGGTACAGATGTCTTGCTTCTAAAGAAAATACTGAAACCTGGATACCGTACTCCACTAATAGAGTACGTCGAAAAGACTAGGCAACAGATTATTGAAAAGGAAGGCTTTGAAGGATTGAAACCTCTTACCTGCTACTATCATAAAAGGGCTAAACCTTACAGTTTTGTAAGGATCGAAATCCCCAAATTTATGTGGCAGGAAAACAAACAGCAAGTTGAATTTGCAATATCAGCAGCAATCTGGCAGTTTGAGTTAGGAGGAGATAAACCATTAGTAATTGCTGCTGCATCTGAAAGATGTATATTAGATCATGACCGTACGTTAATCGAGCAACAAATGAAAGCCGCATTCGATAAGAAGAAGCTTGGGTTAGTCGAATTCTAA
- a CDS encoding ATP-binding protein produces the protein MSQNSETKSHMLEVAKPYHDINTPFSIDEKGALAEYVINDPEKMPQLALGASILIRDRKTEGIVTNDYKDFWYAGRIIGLKAVSPFNPERTSMLYQEDNLMDPTVPLEEINGPHTHQPMVIQVALTRELSPIAGKPGEFVDSAVQRPPSGHSRLFFPKLKHEDDDPSPTLKDILRVKDKGLNLGMIGFGNKPYGWNDREFIEYKWDIDRLDNKHIFIVGESGSGKTVFLKNLAYEIRKHDSKNKIILTDVQGDISQLLFWDFVDHIQPSGWQPEIDEKVYEQAKQLFGKFRLIVPMTRDPYADSEVASLIKLAQKRSVDVRRISLRFQDLDSPRDAEYLFRTSSEQAALLIEDIADGLKSSGEPASLSRLQTAISRLLARNTTPQITIPTNGISYYRSTFEASKRALRSLEEYFDMDPTGLQEEKNPLDDFDFDGTTILYLDHLNQDERLMWEMQLVSWLYKKKKHMQDTYVFFDEAHQIIPATNSSGSNGSAEVFSRLRSNFEKLAREGRKFRLNLVLSTQNPQDLHPIVPEQCPTRVVMKINPKNAQYAFLDKELAYVANSFSQGQFWIQSPFNGTPDWVRVHSVAPPIPHSSMDIFRQKRLQMALKEK, from the coding sequence ATGTCACAAAACAGCGAAACGAAATCACATATGCTGGAAGTTGCTAAACCATATCACGATATTAATACTCCGTTTTCTATTGATGAAAAAGGAGCTCTAGCTGAATATGTAATAAATGACCCAGAAAAGATGCCACAATTGGCTTTAGGGGCTTCGATATTGATCAGGGATAGAAAGACAGAAGGTATTGTCACTAATGATTATAAAGATTTTTGGTATGCAGGTAGGATTATAGGTTTGAAGGCTGTTTCACCCTTTAATCCAGAAAGGACAAGCATGCTTTATCAGGAGGATAACCTTATGGATCCTACTGTGCCACTTGAGGAAATCAATGGACCCCACACCCACCAGCCGATGGTAATACAGGTGGCTTTAACAAGAGAATTGTCTCCTATTGCTGGAAAACCTGGGGAGTTTGTAGATTCTGCTGTTCAAAGGCCACCTTCCGGTCATAGTAGGCTTTTTTTCCCAAAACTAAAGCATGAAGATGATGATCCATCTCCTACCTTAAAAGACATCTTAAGAGTAAAAGACAAGGGGCTTAATCTTGGCATGATTGGGTTTGGAAATAAACCGTATGGATGGAATGATAGAGAGTTTATTGAGTATAAATGGGATATTGACAGATTAGACAATAAGCACATCTTCATTGTGGGTGAAAGTGGATCAGGGAAGACTGTTTTTCTAAAAAATCTAGCATATGAGATACGGAAGCATGATAGTAAAAACAAAATAATTCTTACTGATGTACAAGGTGATATTTCGCAACTACTTTTTTGGGATTTTGTAGATCATATTCAGCCTTCAGGATGGCAACCTGAAATCGATGAAAAAGTTTATGAGCAAGCAAAACAGCTATTTGGCAAGTTCAGATTAATTGTACCAATGACTCGTGATCCGTATGCGGATTCGGAGGTAGCTTCTCTTATTAAATTGGCACAAAAAAGATCAGTAGATGTTCGTAGGATTAGTTTACGCTTTCAAGACTTAGATTCGCCAAGGGACGCTGAGTATCTTTTTAGAACTAGCTCAGAACAAGCGGCGTTGTTAATTGAGGATATCGCAGATGGATTGAAATCCAGCGGAGAGCCAGCTTCTTTATCTAGGTTGCAGACTGCGATTTCAAGATTGCTTGCAAGAAATACAACTCCTCAAATTACGATCCCTACGAATGGCATTTCCTATTATCGGAGCACATTTGAAGCAAGTAAAAGGGCGTTACGTAGTTTAGAAGAGTATTTCGATATGGATCCTACAGGTTTGCAGGAGGAAAAGAACCCACTGGATGATTTTGACTTTGACGGGACAACAATTCTTTATTTGGATCATTTAAATCAAGATGAACGATTAATGTGGGAAATGCAACTTGTAAGCTGGTTGTATAAAAAAAAGAAACATATGCAAGATACATATGTATTTTTCGACGAAGCTCATCAGATCATTCCAGCTACAAATTCAAGTGGATCAAATGGAAGCGCAGAAGTATTTAGCAGATTGAGATCGAATTTTGAGAAGCTGGCACGAGAAGGGCGGAAATTTAGGTTAAATCTTGTACTAAGTACTCAAAATCCTCAAGATTTGCATCCAATTGTGCCGGAACAATGCCCCACTAGAGTGGTAATGAAAATCAATCCGAAAAATGCGCAATATGCCTTTCTTGATAAAGAATTAGCTTATGTAGCCAATAGCTTCAGTCAGGGACAGTTTTGGATACAAAGTCCATTTAATGGAACTCCAGATTGGGTAAGAGTTCATAGTGTTGCTCCCCCCATTCCTCACTCCTCAATGGATATTTTTAGACAGAAGAGGTTGCAAATGGCTTTAAAAGAAAAATAG
- a CDS encoding ATP-binding protein, giving the protein MSEQSIFEAFQQKMLARFPGLFTEANEFEAIGITLCLIPIVQSDLLDTIIKQEFGAEGDFPLVGGVRGTQHRGIMPTGETWMYFCCGNDTDKRIHFIQSIPQYLSAPSALLNIEAALPGEPFLSGRLVFSSYFRKHAQDYALVYEQRFSNLMLGGFIESQLSLDDLVLTEPVTRSIEEIKHWEYFNEHANGSVAFTKRIKQGLKVIFFGKSGTGKTQTAAIIARELGKPIYRIDLSQIVSKYIGETEKNLSKIFEAAEHKHWILFFDEGDALFGKRTSVNSSNDRYANQEVAYLLQRIEDYPGIIIISTNLKENIDTAFLRRFHIIAEFPMPDRQQRRAIWEKLFSELPGHAVHINSTEWDEITKTELSGGGITNIVHYALLKANYQKTPIAFPLIKEGIIRELRKENRLTSL; this is encoded by the coding sequence ATGAGTGAGCAGTCTATATTTGAAGCTTTTCAACAAAAGATGCTGGCCCGCTTCCCGGGCCTGTTTACCGAAGCCAATGAATTTGAGGCCATCGGCATTACCCTCTGCCTGATCCCTATTGTACAATCTGATCTGTTAGATACGATTATCAAACAGGAATTCGGCGCCGAGGGTGATTTTCCATTGGTGGGTGGTGTACGCGGCACCCAGCACCGGGGCATTATGCCTACCGGTGAAACCTGGATGTACTTTTGTTGCGGCAATGATACCGATAAACGGATCCACTTTATTCAAAGCATCCCGCAATACTTATCGGCCCCCTCCGCCCTGCTCAATATTGAAGCAGCCCTGCCGGGCGAACCCTTTTTATCGGGCCGGCTGGTATTCAGCTCCTACTTCAGGAAGCATGCCCAGGATTATGCACTGGTATATGAACAACGGTTCAGCAACCTGATGCTGGGCGGCTTTATTGAATCGCAGTTATCATTGGATGACCTGGTGCTGACAGAGCCCGTCACCCGGAGTATTGAAGAAATAAAGCACTGGGAATATTTTAATGAGCATGCCAATGGTAGTGTGGCCTTTACCAAACGCATTAAGCAGGGACTGAAGGTGATTTTCTTTGGGAAGAGTGGCACGGGTAAAACACAAACAGCGGCAATCATCGCCCGGGAACTGGGCAAGCCCATTTACCGGATTGACCTCTCGCAGATCGTATCCAAATACATTGGTGAAACGGAGAAGAACCTGTCAAAGATCTTTGAAGCCGCCGAGCATAAGCATTGGATACTGTTTTTTGATGAAGGGGACGCCTTGTTTGGCAAAAGGACTTCCGTCAACTCTTCCAATGACCGTTATGCCAACCAGGAAGTGGCTTATCTATTACAGCGGATAGAAGATTATCCCGGCATTATCATCATCTCTACCAACCTCAAAGAAAATATAGATACCGCCTTTTTACGCCGGTTCCACATCATTGCCGAGTTCCCTATGCCCGACCGGCAACAGCGCCGCGCCATCTGGGAAAAGCTGTTCTCCGAACTGCCCGGCCATGCCGTCCATATCAACAGCACTGAATGGGACGAGATCACGAAAACAGAGTTAAGCGGCGGCGGCATTACAAACATTGTACACTATGCCCTCTTAAAAGCCAACTACCAGAAAACGCCCATTGCATTCCCCCTGATCAAAGAAGGCATCATCCGGGAGCTCCGCAAGGAAAACAGGTTGACGAGTTTGTAA
- a CDS encoding carboxymuconolactone decarboxylase family protein: MEQRINFYQKGPGATKVLFGLSMYLAKSSVEQSLLRLINVRVSQINGCVFCLNADTAELRAHGETEQRLYLLNAWREAPFYTDRERAALAWAEAVTNVREGHVPDEVYEEVSQQFSEEELIDLTLAVTTVNTYNRMNISFRTPVTDSKPWEKTVAVK; the protein is encoded by the coding sequence ATGGAACAGCGAATCAATTTTTATCAAAAAGGCCCGGGCGCCACAAAAGTATTATTTGGATTAAGCATGTACCTGGCGAAGTCATCAGTAGAACAATCTCTCTTAAGGCTCATCAATGTCAGGGTATCACAGATCAATGGCTGTGTATTCTGCCTGAATGCGGATACGGCAGAGCTACGCGCCCATGGCGAAACCGAACAACGGTTATACCTGTTGAATGCCTGGCGCGAAGCGCCTTTTTATACCGACCGGGAGCGGGCGGCACTGGCCTGGGCAGAAGCGGTGACCAATGTCAGGGAAGGCCATGTGCCCGATGAAGTATACGAGGAGGTAAGTCAACAATTTTCGGAGGAAGAACTTATTGACCTCACACTAGCTGTTACTACTGTCAATACCTACAACCGCATGAACATTTCTTTCCGCACACCAGTCACCGATTCCAAACCCTGGGAAAAAACAGTAGCGGTAAAATAA
- a CDS encoding glycoside hydrolase family 97 protein: MRKFMCLFIAACLCLYTVQAADHELRSPDGNIIIRVSSGSTIQWSVLFKNETILSPSGISITLDGKKFPAHKTHLLRQFTTVHQDSIFSIVPVKNSWIPDTYKELKLLFTGGITLVFRAYNNGVAYRFELGRKEPSLKVDAEEVNFNLDPNNLAWWPEENNPEFISHYEALFNKKKLDTIPQHKYAYLPLYQSTPGGTKLVITESDLYDYPNLFLFPKGGGKLEGKFPPAVLKSYVAPRTDRREVLAEKASYIADTKGTRTLPWRLIMIAPDDVSLLSNELVFQLATPADKGNYDWIKPGKVAWDWYNANNLFGVNFESGINNQTYKYYIDFAARFGLEYVILDEGWSRTTTDVSAPRKEIDVPELVKYGAAKGVGIILWSLWRPIDEKTDSLLDRFVAWGVKGIKVDFIQRADQYTVNYYERVAKACMARKLLVDFHGAYKPSGLNRKYPNVINYEGVKGLENNKWADYITPEHNLTLPFTRMMAGPMDYTPGAMRNSVKKEFQVSFNQPVSRGTRAHQAAMYVLYESPLQMLAETPSLYLQDTAFTRFIAGIPTTWNRSIPLQGKIGTYAAVARQQGEKWYIGAMTDWEERTLEAKLDFLPEGNYRMDILTDGVNAAKYAVDYKLETRQVKKGDILNMKMASGGGWVAILSPL, encoded by the coding sequence ATGAGAAAATTCATGTGTCTTTTTATAGCAGCTTGCCTTTGTCTATACACTGTACAGGCGGCCGACCACGAACTCCGCTCTCCCGATGGTAATATCATCATCAGGGTCAGTTCGGGCAGCACCATTCAATGGAGCGTGCTGTTTAAGAATGAAACGATTCTTTCCCCCTCCGGCATTTCCATTACGCTCGATGGGAAGAAATTCCCGGCCCACAAAACACACCTGCTCAGGCAATTCACCACTGTCCACCAGGATTCTATCTTCTCCATCGTGCCGGTAAAGAACTCCTGGATACCCGATACCTACAAAGAACTGAAGCTGTTATTTACCGGCGGCATTACGCTCGTTTTCCGGGCCTACAACAATGGCGTTGCCTACCGCTTTGAGCTGGGTAGAAAAGAGCCTTCCCTGAAAGTAGACGCCGAAGAAGTAAATTTTAACCTCGATCCCAACAACCTGGCCTGGTGGCCCGAAGAGAACAACCCGGAATTCATCTCCCATTATGAAGCGCTGTTTAACAAAAAGAAGCTGGATACGATTCCCCAGCACAAATATGCTTACCTGCCCCTGTACCAGTCCACACCCGGCGGCACAAAACTGGTCATTACCGAAAGTGACCTCTACGATTATCCCAACCTCTTCCTCTTTCCAAAAGGAGGCGGAAAGCTGGAAGGCAAATTCCCGCCCGCTGTATTAAAAAGCTATGTGGCGCCACGGACCGACCGCAGGGAGGTACTGGCTGAAAAAGCATCCTATATTGCTGATACGAAAGGTACCAGGACCTTGCCCTGGCGACTGATCATGATCGCGCCCGACGATGTATCGCTGCTCTCCAATGAATTGGTTTTTCAATTGGCTACGCCTGCGGATAAAGGGAATTACGATTGGATAAAACCCGGCAAAGTGGCCTGGGATTGGTACAATGCCAACAACCTCTTCGGGGTGAATTTTGAATCGGGTATCAACAACCAGACCTACAAATACTATATTGATTTTGCTGCCCGCTTTGGATTGGAATACGTGATCCTCGATGAAGGCTGGTCGCGCACGACCACCGATGTGAGTGCGCCCCGCAAAGAAATTGATGTGCCCGAACTGGTAAAGTACGGAGCGGCTAAAGGAGTAGGTATCATCTTATGGAGCCTGTGGCGCCCCATAGACGAAAAAACGGATTCGCTATTGGACCGGTTTGTAGCATGGGGCGTAAAAGGGATCAAAGTCGATTTCATACAAAGAGCCGATCAATACACCGTTAATTATTATGAAAGGGTGGCCAAAGCCTGTATGGCAAGGAAACTGCTGGTAGATTTCCATGGCGCCTACAAACCTTCCGGCCTCAACCGGAAATATCCAAACGTGATCAACTACGAAGGCGTGAAAGGACTGGAAAACAACAAATGGGCCGATTATATAACGCCGGAGCACAACCTGACCTTGCCCTTCACCAGGATGATGGCTGGTCCGATGGATTACACGCCCGGCGCCATGCGCAACTCCGTTAAAAAAGAATTTCAGGTTTCCTTCAACCAACCGGTAAGTCGCGGCACACGCGCACACCAGGCTGCTATGTATGTACTATATGAAAGCCCCCTTCAGATGCTGGCGGAAACGCCTTCGCTCTACCTGCAGGATACAGCCTTCACCCGGTTTATTGCCGGCATACCCACTACCTGGAACCGGAGCATTCCCTTGCAGGGTAAGATCGGTACGTATGCTGCGGTGGCCAGGCAGCAGGGCGAAAAATGGTACATAGGTGCTATGACCGATTGGGAGGAAAGAACACTCGAAGCTAAACTCGATTTTCTCCCTGAAGGCAACTACAGGATGGATATACTTACCGACGGTGTGAATGCCGCCAAATATGCCGTTGACTATAAACTGGAGACCAGGCAGGTAAAAAAAGGAGATATACTAAACATGAAAATGGCTTCCGGCGGCGGATGGGTCGCTATTCTCTCCCCACTATAA
- a CDS encoding sensor histidine kinase produces the protein MKSPSPESVKLLVTTVQELSLARDLDTVMKIVRTAARKLTGADGATFVLRDGDLCYYAEEDAISPLWKGSRFPMDICISGWAMLNRQPAVIEDIYADSRIPADAYRPTFVKSLAMVPIRTIDPIGAIGNYWAVQRQPTEDEVWLLQSLADITAVTMENVNVYAELEQRVKERTLQLEAINKELEAFSYSVSHDLRAPLRAIRSYTEILQEDHVGNLSDEGRRITNKIIKGATDMGLLIDHLLTFFKTDKKELAKTTIPMKTMVTDIVDTLKIPEKERNIEFHIGEMPDAKGDPSLIKQVWENLITNAVKYTGHKEKAVIEIGNHNNGKGNVYHVKDNGAGFNMQYYDKLFAVFQRLHTAEEFNGNGIGLATVQRIVHRHGGQIWAEGKPGEGASFFFTLPSF, from the coding sequence ATGAAAAGTCCTTCTCCCGAAAGTGTAAAACTGCTCGTTACTACCGTACAGGAACTATCGCTCGCCCGCGATCTTGATACTGTCATGAAGATCGTGCGGACAGCCGCCCGGAAACTGACCGGCGCTGACGGAGCTACTTTTGTACTGAGGGATGGCGATCTCTGCTATTATGCCGAGGAGGATGCCATCAGCCCCCTTTGGAAAGGAAGCCGTTTTCCCATGGATATCTGCATCAGCGGATGGGCCATGCTCAATCGCCAGCCGGCCGTGATCGAAGATATCTATGCCGACAGCCGCATTCCCGCCGATGCCTACCGCCCCACCTTTGTAAAAAGCCTGGCTATGGTCCCCATCAGGACCATTGACCCTATCGGTGCTATTGGCAACTATTGGGCCGTGCAGCGGCAACCAACAGAAGACGAAGTATGGCTCCTGCAATCCCTGGCCGATATTACCGCTGTTACCATGGAAAATGTAAACGTGTATGCAGAACTGGAACAGCGGGTGAAGGAGCGCACCTTACAACTGGAAGCCATCAATAAAGAACTGGAAGCCTTCTCCTATTCCGTTTCCCATGACCTGCGCGCACCACTCAGGGCCATCAGGAGCTATACGGAGATCCTGCAGGAAGATCACGTTGGCAATCTTAGCGACGAAGGGCGGAGAATAACCAATAAGATCATCAAAGGCGCTACCGATATGGGCCTGCTGATTGATCACCTGCTCACGTTTTTTAAGACCGACAAGAAAGAGCTGGCCAAAACCACCATCCCCATGAAGACAATGGTTACAGACATTGTCGACACATTGAAAATACCTGAAAAAGAGCGCAACATTGAATTCCATATCGGAGAGATGCCGGACGCCAAGGGCGATCCATCACTCATCAAACAGGTATGGGAAAACCTGATCACCAATGCCGTAAAATATACCGGCCATAAAGAAAAAGCTGTTATCGAGATCGGTAACCACAATAATGGCAAAGGAAACGTATACCACGTAAAAGACAATGGCGCAGGCTTTAACATGCAGTATTACGACAAATTGTTTGCTGTGTTCCAGCGCCTGCATACCGCTGAGGAATTTAACGGTAACGGTATCGGCCTGGCTACCGTGCAGCGTATCGTTCACCGCCATGGCGGACAAATATGGGCCGAAGGAAAACCAGGCGAAGGAGCCTCCTTCTTTTTTACCTTGCCTTCCTTTTGA
- a CDS encoding helix-turn-helix transcriptional regulator, giving the protein MTKNEINRLRVVLAEKGLTNKWLAEKMKKNPTTVSRWCNNEMQPSLETLLDVANVLGVDVKDLLWSSKK; this is encoded by the coding sequence ATGACAAAAAACGAAATAAACAGGCTTCGCGTGGTGCTTGCGGAAAAAGGCTTGACTAATAAATGGTTGGCTGAAAAAATGAAAAAAAATCCAACAACTGTTTCTCGATGGTGTAATAACGAAATGCAACCATCTTTAGAGACATTATTGGATGTTGCCAACGTTCTAGGAGTGGATGTAAAGGATCTTTTATGGTCATCAAAAAAATAA